The following nucleotide sequence is from Zea mays cultivar B73 chromosome 1, Zm-B73-REFERENCE-NAM-5.0, whole genome shotgun sequence.
AGACTGTTACACCAACACTAGCTATTGTcctagagagaggagggggagggatcGACAGGATTGCGGGGGAGGGGACAGGGGATACTGTACGTGTGATGAGGGATGAGGGAggaaggatgatccaaataacaTTGGTTGTTATATTTGAGTAAGAGGAAGGAGAGGTATCAAACGATGAGAATCGTTGGTTTTAAGGGTGTGTTATGCGTGGGTGCAATTAATTTGTTTGGTGAATTTAGGGGAGGTTATGGAAAGATTGGTTGTTGGCCCAACCCCGAGCAAGGTCTAATCCAGCCAACATGTGGGTCGTTTTGTTGGCTGGGCCACCCCAGCCAGGTTGGCTACGACCAATCCCCCCGGAGCCAGGATCAACCGACACACTTGATTTGGTGAGCTCTCGCGAGCCTTGCTTTGTTCAACTCATGTTTGTGCTCTCCGTGACCAAGGTGTAAATGCTTGTGTGCTAGGGTTTTCTCCTCCAGGTCGCCTCTCCCCTCCTCGCCCTTCGTTCTCcgctctcccctctcctctctgtCTGTCGCTCACCATCGCCACTCACCGGTGTGAATTACTGGTGCATGCACTCGTCAGTGTTTTCGTGCAGAGAGTCTCGGCGATTTCGCACTACCACCACCTCTAGTTTTTTGTGTACATTTCGATTCGTGCATTTTTGGAACTTGCTAACTCTGATTCATGTTTGTTCTTGTGTAGATCCGTCAGTACCTGTCTCCTCTTGAACACCTACGGCAGGAGGATTTTCCCTCCATGGTTAGAGTTCCCCTCCCTTATTCTATTGGTTGCTTGCTTCAATTTGTTTTCATCCACTTTTTCTGTTACTCAAGTATGGTTGATTGGTAGATCCAATTGGTTGCTTGCTACATCCTGGCATAGATGTGGTAAGTTACGTGCTACTTCCCGCTATATTTCTTCAAGTATGGTTGATTTAGACGTTGATATGATTTGGCAGTACCACCTCCTGATCTCATGTCAATCGCTTGATTTTGACATGTTATGTTGTAGATCATGTATTGTTTCAGTGCCTTGATTTTCCAGTATGATGTTTTTATAGTTTGTGTGTACTTTTGCTATGTATTTTCCTGGTCCTATTGCACATGGACATATCTGATTAGTATACATATTTTCTATTATGAGAAGCATATCTAGGTTCATGATTACATTTACAATACAACACTAGTGTATCACTCGAGGACCATCTATGTATGTAGCAACCTTTGGTACAAAAAATGCACCTAATTCGAGATGCAAGACCATGTTATTAACATATCTACTTTGCTACCTTCTGTTAGAAAATGGAGAATGAACTTGAGAGTTGCAGTCGAGCTGCATCACTAGTCGTGGTTGTTGTGTACCGCTTCCTTTGGTTTAGACGCAGAAGGATAGAGTCTAGATCTATAATATATGGTCCTTCGTTGCTTAGTGATACCCTAGAGGTAGAATAACCTACTATTCATATATGAATTTGATGACACACATTGTGTTAACTTGTTGAGGATGAGGAAAGCACCATTTTTCAGTTGTGTGACATGTTCGGATCTAGAAGCATGGTTAGGGATAACATTCATACTGCAATTGAGGAGCAAGTAGCAATGTCCCTCCATGTAGTTGACCATAACCAAAGGTTTAGGGTCATAGACCTCACTTTCGTGAGGTCCATACAAACTATTAGTAGGTACTTTCAATAAGTGTTACATGTCATAGGAAATAAAACAGATTCTTCACTTAGCCAGGACGACCTCAGAAATGAAACCAAACATCGCAGTCTGAAAATCCTATTGGAACAATCCCATCTCAACGTGGATCCAAAAACCAGTCATACTCAGTTGGGCCACCCAAACCAATCGGCCCCTACGTGCGTGGAAGTGAATTAGTTGGGTGGTTTTTGTAAAACTTAAATTAGTGGTTTATATAAAGGTATAGATATAACAGTATCGTTTAGTCCTCACGTGATGTTTATGGCGAGAGATGAGAAAATACGTACCGCCTGTTTGGTTGGCTTCTCCTGGTAGCCCGGCTGCATGAGCCAGGCCGGCGGGAGCCTGGCTCCAAAGATGCGACCAATTTGCTCGCGCCTGCAGAGCCTGGCCCAGGGTGCTTTAAGTATCGTGCGAGCCTGACTCCACATCTGCACGCAGGTAACCAAACACACACCTCGCACGCGTAGAGCCTGGTTGACAACAACCAAACACCAGCTCATTGCATCCCGCGATGCAAGCACCAGCAAATACAGGCAACCAAACATATGGGTAGTGAACATGAAACGGATCTCAACGcagccctctccctcctctttccATTCTACGGAGTACTACTGCGTTGTGCGTTGGATTCCTTTTGGGTTTGCCCGGACCGGGCGGACCCAGCTCCACCGCAGCTGCAAGCGGGCAGGCAGCCAAACGAAAAAGGAGCGGGCAGGCATAGCTGGGCGCCAATCCCAACAAACTTCCCAGCAGCAGGACTGGACTAGTCATCACTACTGGCGCCTGCCGCTGCCCGCACTCCACTCCCGCCTCGGGCGGCCCCACGGCCTGCAAACCAACGCCGAGTGAGTGGTGGGCGTCGGGCGCGCCCACTGCTGCCCAGCCCGCGCCGGAGGGGCAAGCCGACCCGCCGTGCTCCCCCACCACCACCCACCTCCCCCTCTCTCTGCTCGCCTGCTGTCCCATGCGATGCGCCCATGCCTCCGCACTGCTCCTACTGTCATTTGCCCTGCCTTTCACGTTCCTTTTGTTCTCCTTTTGAAAATCTCCCACAACTCCATCTAATACTAACAACCTGTTTGCAAAGGCACTGTCGGTCTAATCGGATGTGCAAAACAGCCTGATTAGAGAGCGAAACAAAAATGAGCCTGCTGATTGCATAGTTCATACGACACAGTGACGCTGGTCACAGTCATGTCGGTCTAATCGTTGCTCATTCAATTTGAATAACAAGAACTGGGAACCATAGTTCATACGATCACAAAAAAAAtctctaagggggtgtttggtttaaagaatcacttcatccaaaatatggtggtgcatcatgggtccattcttcaaatttggtgggatgacctcattcctcatattagtactaactaaataactataaggaatgaggtgatgatggatcaactcaatccattccacaaaccaaacaaaaaatagagGAGTGAGGAGACGATGGACTagatcattcctcaaaccaaacagcttATAAATTACGGAGATCCGTAAAAGCGGACACCCTACATGGCTAAAGCGAAGCAACCAACCAAAAAATCACACCACACAAAGGCATTCAGCGCTCACAAGAAAAGGTGACCACGATCAACTAGTTGATCACCGGAATCGAACTACTACAACAAAGCACACGTCTGCCTCAACTACTTCTGTACAATTCGCTCGTGATTCGCGGTTGCCGCcggtccggtgggtcaccggagtAGGTCGGCCTGCAGGTGCGAGAGCTCCTTCCTCAGCCGGTGGGAGAAGAGCCTGCACGCGTCCATGCTCAGGTCCACGGCCGCCGCGAGGGCTACGAACGCCGCCGCGTCCTCGGCGCACCCGATGTGCGCCACCCCGACCTCCACCGTCGGCTTGCTGCACCGGCCCTCGCCCTGGACCGCGGCGGACATGACGAAGCCGCGGTAGTTCCCCAGGGGCCAGTTGCTCAGGTCGCCGCTGCCTCTCGGGCTGCACCCCGGCGTGCCGCCCCGGCTCAGCGGCTGCGCGGCGGTCAGGTCGATGACGAACTTGCCGCCGTTGGACGAggggatggaggagtcggctaggGCGACGGCGTGGTCCGCGCCGGGGACGAGGAGGGCGAAGTGGTAGCCCAGGCTGTCGGACGCGCCGGCGCCGCCGCGCTCGCGCCAGCACTCGAGCCGCGCCCAGGGCTCCCAGGCGCCGTCGCCCGCGGGGCGGAGGATGAGCCACGCGCCCGGGTTGGACCGGCTCACGCGGTCCGTGCCCGGCGAGGGCACGAAGGGCGTGACCATGGACGCCATCGCCACGGCGGAGCCCTTCAGGTCGTGCACCGTCACCGACCACCCCTTGCGCTCCTTGGCCGACGCGGCGTCGCGCTCCGGCTGCATCCCCGGCCTGCGCAGGTCGCTGTTGCTGCGGCATCCGAACTTGCAGGTGAACATGGGCTGCTTCATGCTGCCGCGCACCTGCAGCACCTGCGGGCTGCACTCCGGCTCGCCGTCGAACTCGAAAACGAATCGCGGGTCCGGCTCCGCGCGGACGGTGAGGCTGAGCTCCGTCGCCGCGGTGCTGCCCTTCCCGGATCGCTTCCCGATGGAGATCCAGCCGCTGTGCAGCACGGCGGGCTTGGCCTCGGCGCCCTTGAGGTCGAGCGCGATCGTAGCCTTCCCAAGCAGCCGCCCGGAGCTGACGCCGCAGGCACTCCCCTTCCGGCCAGCGTAGACCGACACCTTCAGGCTGGCCTCCCCGCGCGACGAGAAGAGCGACGGCTTCCCGTTGAACCACTCCAGGTCAGCCTTGGACAGATGGAACGCGGCGGCGAGGGCCCCGGACGCCGGCGTCTGCTCCCCGCCGTCGGAGACCACGAGCGGCGCCGGGACGCTCTGGACCGGCATCTTCCCCAGCCGGATCTTGCAGTAGCACGGCGACGTGGACGGGTGGACGCCCGCGCCAGCACCGGCGGCCGGCGGCGCCACCGGCATTCTGAGCGCGAGGTTGCCGACCAGCACCCGCACGAACGGGCACGGGTCCATGGCGCGCTTCCTCTGCTGCTCCCGTCACACCTCCACTCCCCTCCCACACTGAAAATCCGCGCGAAACTCGACCTGGTCTGCTGAGATTGGAGGCGATGCGGGCAATGCGGAGCGAGCGAGGGCGATGCGTGACGACGGAGATAAGGAGGGGACGAGTTGGTATAAGAATCGGGTGAGGAACGAGAACGACGGAGCCGTGGAATTGGAGGAGCCAGGCTGGATCCTGGTGTGCCGTGGCTGTGAGACACCAATCCCGCACCCACTTGCGCGGTTGCGCCTTGGCTCGGGTATCCCGTCACTCGCCCGCGGGCCCGGGTTCCGAGGCCCGGATGTCAGTGACGGCGCGTGGGCTTCATGTTAGGCGCGGTGGTGGCCGTGGCCCGTGGGGACGCGAGCTGGAGCCGAGACGGATCCGAACGGGTTCGGCGCGGGCGCGCTGCGCTGTGGGCTGTGGCCAGGGCGTGGCGTCGGGTCTGGGTTGTTCGCTTCGTATGGATCTAGCCTAAGACGTCTCCAATGTATCGTCATGTAACTAAAATCTAAATATAAACAGTTTAGCACTTCACTTTCCTATCTATTTCAACACTTTAAACAATAGATTTAGCAAAACTAACATGTGTACAATATATTTGAGTGTATGATTGTTAAAAGTAAAATATGTCTCTAATATAGCCATTTACATATAGATATATAGATGACGATATATAAAGGATGTCGCTAGAGAGGCAGGAGATAGAGAGAAAAAAATCTGTCAGAGTAAACTgtaaataatagatataaaagATGAATATAGAGAATGATGTTGAAGACAGTCTAAAGTTCGTTTGTTTAAGCTTTTATCAGTATGAAAAGTAAGAAGTTTAAATAAACAAATGTTTTTTGTTTAGCTTTCGCACCAAACTAGGCTTATATACGAATTGAAAAGTCTAGTTTTATGGATTTTTTTGGCTTCCTAGTAAAATTATGAAGAAGCTATTATTAAGTTCTCATGATTAAAAGCCCAAAACAACTTTTCAAAAAGAACTATTGTTAATCTTTTGAGTCTCGCGATTTTATCGGTTTCTAGGCTCTACTAAAGAAAGCCAACAATGTCAGATTTTTCTACTTTCTATATAAATTAGCTTATGGCATTTCAATAACTGTTCGCTTTGAATTAAAGCCGACTGTTTGGACTACTTCAGTTATAATCCATAGAGACAAAAGCTTTATAGAATCAGTAGAAGCCGGTACGTATTAACTAGTTGTTTATTTAATCTTCTATCTATTCACGCTAAGAAGCTGTTTAGAAACTCAAACAGGCCTAAGCTGCAGCCGCTTTAGCCTATAGTGCATCACAGAGAAGAGAACAGTTAAAAGCTGGAGCCAGCGAATGGCTTTAATCAGAAGCTAAACGGGCCAATTCCATTCCTTTCTGGTTGGAGCTAGCTAGCAGCTCCTGCTACTCGTACGTAGTTACGTACGGCACGTCCAATGATAGAGGGGCCCACTGGAACTGTGTTACTGGACCCATATGTCAATCAGAGGCTGTAGCTGTCGGGAAttacgttggagctctgactctcTGGGTGCGTGGGCCTACTACGTGGAGTGATCACAGACGAGGCGGCTGCAGTTTCGTATACTAGTTTTTTTTTCCGTTTTGTAACGGTCATAGGTTTCACCTGCATGGCGAATAATCTGGCGCCAACTTCTGTCACAGTTGGCCAAGGGCGAAGCTAGGTTCAACACTGTGGATGCAAATGCACCCCCACAAAATACCAATCCTATAGATTTAGTTAAAATTTCACCATATGTGTATTCCTAGAAAAAAATTTATGCACCCACAAGACTAAATGTACCCTCCTCAGCAGTGGCGGAGGACGCCAGAAAATTTAGGTGTTGCTAATGCAACAAAAAATAAAATTTATGACAGTTTAAAATAACTTGTTACTACAAAATAAGTAATAGATGTTGAAAAATACCTTATTTAATAGTCATTTTGATTATAATCTATTTACAATCAAATGCCATATAGCGAATAAAATCTGAAAAAAAGAAAAATGACTTACGAAGTCTGAAATTGGAATTGTAAACTAGACTATATGTCTATATTCAATAATTTAATACTGAAGTCTGAAATACCCTATCAGCCGAGTAGCTGACCACGCCGAGACGCACTGGAGCAGGCTAGCAGAGGCCGGCGACCAGACCAGGCAGCCAGTGCCCTGCCGCTGAGCCATAGCCGGCCAGCCCACAGCGGCGCAGCGCGCGCAGCCCCCAGGCGCCAGCAGCGGCTCGCCGAACGCCGAGAGTCCGAGATCCTGCAGCGCGGACCCGCGGAGCGCGCAGCGGCGTTGTGCGCGGTGCGGCCTGCGGCGCTGTGTGCTGTGTTGGAGGTCTGGAGCTGAGACATGGAGTAGCCGAGTAGCGGTCTATGGGTACGGGGACGGCGCCTACGGGGCGGGCGAACGACGCTCGATCGACGATCGCTGACAGCCGGAGGATAACCTAATCTCTATTTAGGCCGGCCTATGGTATTGCTCACGCAATACTGGGCCATATTGGGCCCTCCACCCCTGCTCCTCAGTTTTGATCTAGCTTCGCCACTGCAGTTGGCACTTGCCGCCTGACGCCGCGAGCAGGTGAGGTTTTCACTTTTACCGTCTCGCGAGTAACGGAAGCTTTTATACGTACGAGTCGTGCGTTTGGTGGTCCTAAGAACATGCGGGAATTTTTGTGAATGTTTGCTGACACCACTGTAATTATGTAAATACCAAAGCTATCTTGTTTCGAACAGGACCCCGAAAAAACGAAACACTTCATATTTTTTCACCGATCCCGATATTAGCTCATCGATggcacatagagtacgtccttcagcacgagcgtctttcctgaagttaacttcaggtagacctgtctagtacctcgaactgctgccggaacaccatttcccatcaagactggtgcgctgctgtatccctggaatgaagagaacatggatcgatcagcacaaatatgaacagtagcaccggaatccattcaccagtcatctgatggacttgccataaaggcctaaggtgcataccctggggtggaattaaccaccacgttcccttctttgcgctgaggtggaagaccatttcccttcctaagtttgcacctccgagctgtatgcccggagacaccacaaacgtagcagataaagtcctcctttttcttcttcatctttttggacttaggttggttcagattcttccgtggagagttcttcttcttctggaattttctatctccacccttctcaacaacgtgagcctggagttgctgggatggcttgttactggaccttgcacgctcttccacatttaTCGCAGCTGACAACTGAGTGAGAGTCATTTGTTTCTTCATGTggcggcgtgaagtcacaaagtctcgccaagaaggcgggagctttgccagtattgcattcaactgaaaactgtctggtaggacgcagccatattggaccaagtccctaacaaggagttgaatctcctgtagctgctccataacagaccttccctcaaccattttatagttgaggtagttttccgttgtaaatgactcattgccattgtcaacttcagagaactcgttctcaagttcagtccatagacccttagcggaggtaaaaccagagtacacgtcaaataagcggttcgacaagacgttcagcagacgagacaagcatgcctcattggcttcgtcccacttggccttctccgctagtgcggcgATCTTCGCTGCATCACCAGCATTATCTGATGCAGCCTCGGGAACAGCCGacgtcactacccaaaataattttaggtcagtgagccacatgcgagtcttaatctgccagcgtttaaagcttgcgccgtcgaatgcttcaggcttaatgacatcagaactggaggccattatacgaattggttttctggattgttgtaatattagagaaataagtgacatgcttcattcatatttaaataaattaaatattctaattccaaataaaacaagcatataactcagataaatgccatatataattattgcagcaatgaacagtagcaattctagaacatgtaaacatgtaaaatagcatctcaggtccattttataattaaacatgacttgtagatgaagaaggcagattaaacaaataaacatgattgtttatcttaaaatattgctctcaaaatagcgggttgctgtaataaatAACCCTCCAACGCTGAAAGGTGATCAGAGATcttcgactaacgtgacagttcTATCTTATCAAATCAGGGatttagatcagatgtaataagcctaataatcaaatatAAATACTAATAGTAAGGAGTTGTGTACTAAACAAattaacagaatttaacacaggtaaacagcctcaacaaagagagatttaattaggcacaaataatatcaatgttgaaaatgataatacactaaaacccagactgtcacgttgtctcactacaccgctaccatcatcgagcacacaaatccgccacaacagtgcaatcacacccaagtatttaatactagcagattgcacaaaattaaacagtaaataaagtgaggcaacgggtaactcacagcacgtagattgtctacgtgggaagaccagctcagcgaacacaaggttctgtcccagaaaaccaattccgccacccacgtccgggcctgcacaGCGGGAGGTTGACGAAGATACTGAAGCCactgccggagccgagggagacgtccacggcaccagcccgagaagaggaacaccgcATAGCAGGtagcccaagcaccaggccacggtggacagagACCAGAGAATCAACGAGCAGCACCAAAGCACGACATCAACAgcaccacaccaccaccaccgaGAACAACCGACAGCCGACAAAACCTGGTAGCATCATCTTTAGTAAATAGAACAAAACCTGGTtgcatcatctatcaaggtaagaaagtatcttttaccgccttttgtgattataccattcatctcacaaatatctgagtgaattagttctaaaggagtggtacttctgccttcaaccgtatgaaacggttttctaggttgcttagcttgcacacaaataccacattttacacctttaacatgtttatattcaggaattaaagacatgtcacttaatctcttaatggcctcaaaattcacatgacacaaacgggaatgTCATATATTATTAAGGAATCGTTATTACACaccacattaacatggtaagaagaatgattgttcaaaacagaaagacggaacaaaccgcctgacttatatgactttccaacaaaagtaccaaacttagacaggaccactttattagactcaaacactaatttgagatCTTGTCGACATAGCAACGACACTGATATGAGGTTCCGGCCCATCGATggcacatagagtacgtccttcagcacgagcgtctttcctgaagttaacttcaggtagacctgtccagtacctcgaactgctgccggaacaccatttcccatcaagactggtgcgctgctgtatccctggaatgaagagaacatggatcgatcagcacaaatatgaacagtagcaccagaatccatccaccagtcatctgatggacttgccataaaggcctaaggtgcataccctggggtggaattaaccaccacgttcccttctttgcgctgaggtggaagaccttttcccttcctaagtttgcacctctgagctgtatgcccggagacaccacaaacgtagcagataaagtcctcctttttcttcttcatctttttggacttaggttggttcagattcttccgtggagagttcttcttcttcttctggaattttctatctccacccttctcaacaacgtgagcctggagttgctgggatggcttgttactggaccttgcacgctcttccacatttaTCGCAGCTGACAACTGAGTGAGAGTCATTTGTTTCTTCATGTggcggcgtgaagtcacaaagtctcgccaagaaggcgggagctttgccagtattgcattcaactgaaaactgtctggtaggacgcagccatattggaccaagtccctaacaaggagttgaatctcctatagctgctccataacagaccttccctcaaccattttatagttgaggtagttttccgttgtaaatgactcattgccattgtcaacttcagagaactcgttctcaagttcagtccatagacccttagcggaggtaaaaccagagtacacgtcaaataagcggttcgacaagacgttcagcagacgagacaagcatgcctcattggcttcgtcccacttggccttctccgctagtgcggcgATCTTCGCTGCATCACCAGCATTATCTGATGCAGCCTTGGGAACAGCCGacgtcactacccaaaataattttaggtcagtgagccacatgcgagtcttaatctgccagcgtttaaagcttgcgccgtcgaatgcttcaggcttaatgacatcagaactggaggccattatacgaattggttttctggattgttgtaatattagagaaataagtgacatgcttcattcatatttaaataaattaaatattctaattccaaataaaacaagcatataactcagataaatgccatatataattattgcagcaatgaacagtagcaattctagaacatgtaaacatgtaaaatagcatctcaggtccattttataattaaacatgacttgtagatgaagaaggcagattaaacaaataaacatgattgtttatcttaaaatattgctctcaaaatagcgggttgctgtaataaacaaCCCTCCAACGCTGAAAGGTGATCAGAGATcttcgactaacgtgacagttcTATCTTATCAAATCAGGGatttagatcagatgtaataagcctaataatcaaatataaatactaatagtaaggagctgtgtactaaacaaattaacagaatttaacacaggtaaacagcctcaacaaagagagatttgattaggcacaaataatatcaatgctgaaaatgataatacactaaaacccagactgtcacgttgtctcactacaccgctaccatcatcgagcacacaaatccgccacaacagtgcaatcacacccaagtatttaatactagcagattgcacaaaattaaacagtaaataaagtgaggcaacaggtaactcacagcacgtagattgtctacgtgggaagaccagctcagcgaacacaaggttctgtcccagaaaaccaattccgccacccacgtccgggcctgcacaGCGGGAGGTTGACGAAGATATTGAAGCCactgccggagccgagggagacgtcctcggcaccagcccgagaagaggaacaccgcgTAGCAGGtagcccaagcaccaggccacggtggacagagACCAGAGAATCAACGAGCAGCACCAAAGCACGACATCAACAgcaccacaccaccaccaccgaGAACAACCGACAGCCGACAAAACCTGGTAGCATCATCTTTAGTAAATATAACAAAACCTGGTtgcatcatctatcaaggtaagaaagtatattttaccgccttttgtgattataccattcatctcacaaatatctgagtgaattagttctaaaggagtggtacttctgccttcaaccgtatgaaacggttttctaggttgcttagcttgcacacaaataccacattttacacctttaacatgtttatattcaggaattaaagacatgtcacttaatctcttaatggcctcaaaattcacatgacacaaacgggaatgccatatattattaaggaatcgttattacagaccacattaacatggtaagaagaatgattgttcaaaacagaaagacggaacaaaccgcctgacttatatgactttccaacaaaagtaccaaacttagacaggaccactttattagactcaaacactaatttgagatCCTGTCGACATAGCAACGACACTGATatgaggttccggctcatcgatggcacatagagtacgtccttcagcacgagcgtctttcctgaagttaacttcaggtagacctgtccagtacctcgaactgctgccggaacaccatttcccatcaagactggtgcgctgctgtatccctggaatgaagagaa
It contains:
- the LOC107197954 gene encoding uncharacterized protein LOC107197954, which codes for MDPCPFVRVLVGNLALRMPVAPPAAGAGAGVHPSTSPCYCKIRLGKMPVQSVPAPLVVSDGGEQTPASGALAAAFHLSKADLEWFNGKPSLFSSRGEASLKVSVYAGRKGSACGVSSGRLLGKATIALDLKGAEAKPAVLHSGWISIGKRSGKGSTAATELSLTVRAEPDPRFVFEFDGEPECSPQVLQVRGSMKQPMFTCKFGCRSNSDLRRPGMQPERDAASAKERKGWSVTVHDLKGSAVAMASMVTPFVPSPGTDRVSRSNPGAWLILRPAGDGAWEPWARLECWRERGGAGASDSLGYHFALLVPGADHAVALADSSIPSSNGGKFVIDLTAAQPLSRGGTPGCSPRGSGDLSNWPLGNYRGFVMSAAVQGEGRCSKPTVEVGVAHIGCAEDAAAFVALAAAVDLSMDACRLFSHRLRKELSHLQADLLR